The Allofrancisella frigidaquae genome has a segment encoding these proteins:
- a CDS encoding glycerophosphodiester phosphodiesterase family protein, whose product MKIDKFISHRGANTDFVENTIQAFEHAKNYGFKWFEIDVQMSKDGELFLFHDKTCQRLASLNSEVTEMTIDKLKDLEIVHPILDIKGSIPTFKEYLDWATKNDVYTNVEIKINKNCLEYEKTIVTKVLDVLNGYPEIQSKIFISSFSNSVMKFLEQDKKYQKGKLYYTTNWDEDFNYINTILYTHFQVNKYLALIINYDCLSQQRLEYLRKKFGNVFVYSACSDYEVETLLSWGADAIFVDKKEQLHLKSINIA is encoded by the coding sequence ATGAAAATAGATAAATTTATTTCCCACCGTGGGGCAAACACGGATTTTGTTGAAAATACAATACAAGCATTTGAACACGCTAAAAACTATGGTTTTAAATGGTTTGAGATTGATGTTCAAATGAGCAAAGATGGCGAACTGTTTTTGTTTCATGATAAAACTTGCCAAAGGCTGGCTAGTTTAAATTCTGAAGTTACTGAGATGACAATTGATAAGCTTAAAGATTTAGAAATTGTACACCCTATTTTGGATATTAAGGGTTCGATACCAACTTTTAAAGAATATCTTGATTGGGCTACCAAAAATGATGTTTATACAAATGTAGAAATAAAGATAAATAAAAATTGTTTAGAATATGAAAAAACTATTGTCACAAAAGTTTTAGATGTTTTGAATGGTTATCCAGAGATTCAGAGTAAAATTTTTATATCAAGTTTCTCTAATTCTGTAATGAAGTTTTTGGAACAGGATAAAAAATATCAAAAAGGTAAGTTGTATTATACAACTAACTGGGATGAAGATTTCAATTATATAAACACTATTTTATACACACACTTTCAAGTAAATAAGTATTTAGCATTAATTATAAACTATGATTGCTTGAGTCAGCAGAGGTTAGAATACCTTAGGAAAAAATTTGGCAATGTGTTTGTCTACTCAGCTTGCTCTGATTATGAGGTTGAAACTTTATTATCATGGGGAGCAGATGCTATATTTGTAGATAAAAAAGAGCAACTTCATTTAAAGTCTATAAATATTGCTTAA
- the tsgA gene encoding MFS transporter TsgA, whose product MENITNGTTSFKNKLLLTIICYLCYFYTANVVLVTGAVMRPLSEYFDDSNIGFAFTFINVSMWFAILIIGFLMNRFSIKLLLLVAVAIGIMSSLLTSIFPSMFTLKILLTCVGITGGLFMAISSYMIVHIYNDHKIRAMNVIFTDFFFSFGGALVPIFAAYLITENFQWYTIYSILQITAIAILLLSVFSDFSILNRHTTDVKSSNLNLNFSSWNFSLYCIAFSAFLFLLAQITMTSYAQTYFQEVLGWGVIDANKPLSYFWTAQSIGLFISPLITRVVPLRLILPLFTFVGLIALSCIVYIPDINIVLKAAIIFGLFNCYIYAGLLAYGTFQMQNPPPTLITTILLFGTTGTALSTTTGAFINKFFGLTTVMHAVLIFYLISFILIVFAAIYSKENIKSIAH is encoded by the coding sequence ATGGAAAATATAACAAATGGTACAACTTCTTTTAAAAATAAGCTTTTGTTAACCATAATTTGCTATCTTTGCTACTTTTATACAGCCAATGTTGTTTTAGTTACTGGAGCTGTAATGCGTCCATTATCAGAATACTTTGATGATAGCAATATAGGTTTTGCTTTTACCTTTATTAATGTATCAATGTGGTTTGCTATACTTATAATTGGTTTTCTAATGAATAGATTTTCAATAAAACTTTTATTATTAGTCGCTGTAGCAATTGGTATTATGTCTTCACTACTTACAAGCATTTTCCCTTCTATGTTTACACTAAAGATATTACTAACTTGTGTGGGTATTACCGGAGGGCTATTTATGGCTATAAGTAGCTATATGATTGTACATATCTACAATGATCATAAAATAAGAGCTATGAATGTTATTTTTACTGACTTTTTCTTTAGTTTTGGTGGTGCATTAGTACCAATTTTTGCTGCATATTTAATTACGGAAAATTTCCAATGGTATACTATATACTCAATTTTACAAATAACAGCTATAGCAATTCTGTTATTATCAGTATTTTCTGACTTTTCAATACTTAATAGACACACTACCGACGTTAAAAGCTCAAACCTTAATCTGAATTTTTCTTCATGGAACTTTAGTTTGTATTGCATAGCTTTCTCCGCTTTTTTATTTTTGCTAGCTCAAATAACTATGACTAGTTATGCTCAAACATATTTCCAAGAAGTACTTGGATGGGGTGTCATAGATGCAAATAAACCATTATCATACTTTTGGACAGCTCAAAGTATAGGTTTATTCATAAGTCCATTGATAACTAGAGTAGTTCCTTTAAGGCTTATTCTTCCATTATTTACATTTGTAGGATTAATCGCATTATCATGTATTGTCTATATCCCTGATATAAACATAGTCTTAAAAGCTGCTATTATATTTGGTTTGTTTAACTGCTATATCTATGCTGGATTACTAGCTTATGGAACTTTCCAAATGCAGAATCCTCCACCAACACTAATAACTACTATTCTTCTATTTGGTACAACAGGTACAGCTTTATCAACAACAACTGGAGCTTTTATAAACAAATTTTTTGGCTTAACAACTGTAATGCATGCTGTGCTTATCTTTTATTTAATATCTTTTATATTGATTGTTTTTGCTGCTATTTATTCAAAAGAAAACATAAAGTCGATTGCCCACTAA
- a CDS encoding YeiH family protein produces MTKHLSLNAIYGVIFVASVASIAYFIAKVPVVAKLGISPLIIGILLGMLLTHTPASKIISQWKDGIVFSAKKILRLAIIFYGFNLTFQLIASVGLAGLLVSIIMLVSTLVLGIAIGTKVFGLDRDSSILVAAGSAICGAAAVLAAEGTLKSESYKAAMAVGTVVLFGTISMFLYPVLMKAGLLGNLDQTQYGIFAGGSIHEVAQVVAAGSAVGHHAEEIAVTVKMIRVMMLAPMLIIIGIWLSRTVIDVAHKTHTQPSTDSIMKIIPWFAIGFIVVAGFNSLDLLPHFAVHSIVQIDQFLLAMAMTALGLETHVSKFIKAGIKPLLLALILFAWLFFGGLAITYLITAII; encoded by the coding sequence ATGACAAAACATCTCTCTCTAAATGCAATTTATGGTGTCATATTTGTTGCATCAGTAGCTAGTATTGCATATTTTATTGCAAAAGTCCCAGTTGTTGCCAAACTAGGAATTAGTCCTTTAATTATTGGTATTTTACTAGGTATGTTACTAACTCACACACCTGCCAGTAAAATCATAAGCCAGTGGAAAGATGGTATAGTGTTCAGTGCTAAAAAAATACTTAGATTAGCTATTATCTTTTATGGCTTTAATTTAACTTTCCAACTTATAGCATCTGTAGGGTTAGCTGGTCTTCTAGTATCTATAATCATGTTAGTTTCAACTTTAGTGTTAGGAATAGCTATAGGCACGAAAGTTTTTGGTCTAGATAGAGATAGTTCTATATTAGTAGCTGCTGGTAGTGCTATTTGCGGAGCTGCTGCTGTATTAGCTGCTGAAGGAACGCTAAAATCTGAATCCTATAAAGCTGCTATGGCAGTAGGTACTGTTGTATTGTTTGGTACAATTAGTATGTTCTTATACCCTGTCTTAATGAAAGCTGGCCTTTTAGGAAATTTAGACCAAACACAGTACGGCATCTTTGCTGGTGGATCTATTCATGAGGTCGCGCAAGTAGTAGCTGCTGGTAGTGCTGTTGGTCATCATGCTGAAGAAATAGCTGTAACTGTAAAAATGATCCGTGTAATGATGTTAGCTCCTATGCTAATAATTATAGGCATATGGTTGTCTAGAACTGTAATTGATGTTGCACATAAAACACACACTCAACCTTCTACTGATTCTATTATGAAAATCATTCCTTGGTTTGCTATTGGATTTATTGTGGTGGCAGGATTCAATTCTTTAGATCTCCTACCACACTTTGCTGTACACTCAATAGTTCAAATAGACCAATTTCTTTTAGCTATGGCTATGACTGCTCTTGGCTTAGAAACTCATGTATCTAAGTTTATCAAAGCTGGAATTAAACCTTTATTATTAGCTTTAATATTATTTGCGTGGTTGTTTTTTGGTGGACTTGCTATAACTTACCTAATAACTGCTATAATTTAA
- the rsmB gene encoding 16S rRNA (cytosine(967)-C(5))-methyltransferase RsmB, producing MNTRAIAAKSITDILANKYSLLTIDNKLSKLQITNQDKSFIKLLCYEFFRNYYSIERIAQNFISKNTKPNIKTLIMLGTLQLLETNQPHYAIINETVNACKDLKIIWAKKLVNGVLRNILRNIEQIKIQYLEYKLIDLPNWIINILKEQYPKHYLKVAKGVKSKANMFIRLNRNKDSQLVINYLKENDIAFSTTNVENCIELETALDIQKNRLFNDGYFTVQDISAQYAGWIINPQNNDTILDACAAPGGKTSHILELNSEAKITAIDIVDKRLELLKSSINRIAQSNSVNVVKHDLTKPFDGKFNKIVFDAPCSALGTLKRNPDIKLLRKPKDIENIQILQQQILQNLWDNNLEEDGYLLYITCSILKQENQDQIERFLKNNHDAKIEKIQLLEEYKTDFGYQILPFEENGDGFYYCLVKKLLAPI from the coding sequence ATGAATACTAGAGCTATTGCTGCTAAATCTATTACAGACATTTTAGCTAACAAATATTCTCTTTTAACTATCGATAATAAACTATCTAAATTACAAATAACAAATCAAGATAAATCTTTTATAAAGTTACTTTGTTACGAGTTTTTTAGAAATTATTATTCTATAGAAAGAATCGCTCAAAACTTTATAAGTAAAAATACTAAACCCAACATTAAAACTCTCATAATGCTTGGAACTTTACAACTTTTAGAAACTAACCAGCCTCACTACGCTATTATTAATGAAACTGTAAATGCTTGTAAAGATTTAAAAATTATTTGGGCAAAAAAACTTGTCAATGGGGTATTAAGAAATATTCTAAGAAATATAGAGCAAATTAAAATTCAATATTTAGAATACAAGCTTATAGATCTGCCTAACTGGATAATCAACATACTCAAAGAGCAATATCCAAAACACTATCTCAAAGTAGCTAAAGGTGTCAAATCTAAAGCTAATATGTTTATACGTCTTAATAGAAATAAAGACTCTCAATTAGTTATTAATTACCTAAAAGAAAACGATATCGCATTTTCTACTACTAATGTAGAAAACTGTATAGAACTAGAAACTGCTCTTGATATACAAAAAAATCGTCTTTTTAATGATGGTTATTTCACAGTACAAGATATATCTGCACAATACGCTGGTTGGATAATTAACCCTCAAAATAATGATACGATATTAGATGCATGTGCTGCTCCTGGTGGTAAAACTAGCCATATTTTAGAATTAAATTCTGAAGCTAAAATTACCGCTATAGATATTGTTGATAAAAGATTAGAATTATTAAAAAGTAGTATAAACAGAATTGCTCAAAGTAATAGTGTAAACGTAGTCAAACATGACTTGACTAAACCATTTGATGGGAAATTTAACAAGATAGTTTTTGATGCACCCTGCTCAGCTTTAGGAACTTTAAAACGAAATCCTGATATTAAGCTTTTACGCAAACCTAAAGATATTGAAAATATCCAGATATTACAGCAACAGATTTTACAAAACTTATGGGATAATAATTTAGAAGAAGACGGTTATCTTTTATACATAACTTGCTCAATACTAAAGCAAGAAAACCAAGATCAAATAGAAAGATTTCTAAAAAATAACCATGACGCTAAAATTGAAAAAATACAGCTTTTAGAAGAGTATAAAACAGATTTTGGTTACCAAATATTACCATTTGAAGAAAATGGTGATGGATTTTATTATTGTTTGGTTAAAAAATTATTAGCCCCTATATAA
- a CDS encoding inositol monophosphatase family protein translates to MKPIVNAITTTARKAGKIILQAQNDLSSIKTSKKANNTIMSNIDIAVENFLVDNIKKLGFDDYFITEEAGEFGNKESKFSWIIDPIDGTNNFVHGLPHCCISIALKKDDELVLGVIYNPFLDLMFSAYKGQGAQLNGKKIRVSQSQELDDTLISASLKYSRKTFNDSYVAELIKLQQQIAGYRYSGSIAMDMAYLAAGYIDGLWTCSYVELWDIAAGYVIAKEAGAIITDIKGVSDIHNLQVIVAGNKKIQPKLIKLLAKHVK, encoded by the coding sequence ATGAAGCCAATCGTAAATGCGATCACTACCACTGCCAGAAAAGCTGGAAAAATAATTCTACAAGCTCAAAATGACCTAAGCTCTATAAAAACTTCTAAGAAAGCTAATAATACTATCATGTCAAATATTGATATAGCTGTAGAGAACTTTCTTGTGGATAACATAAAAAAGCTAGGCTTTGATGATTATTTTATTACAGAAGAAGCTGGCGAATTCGGCAACAAAGAAAGTAAATTTTCTTGGATAATTGACCCTATTGATGGCACTAACAATTTTGTGCATGGTTTACCCCACTGCTGTATTTCTATAGCTCTTAAAAAAGATGATGAATTAGTACTTGGTGTAATCTATAATCCATTTTTGGATTTAATGTTTAGTGCATATAAAGGTCAAGGTGCTCAACTAAATGGTAAAAAAATCAGAGTGTCACAAAGTCAAGAGTTAGATGATACTTTGATATCAGCATCACTAAAATATTCACGTAAAACTTTTAATGATAGTTACGTAGCAGAATTAATAAAGCTTCAACAGCAAATTGCAGGCTACAGGTATTCTGGTAGTATCGCTATGGATATGGCATATTTAGCAGCTGGATATATTGATGGACTTTGGACTTGTAGTTATGTTGAATTATGGGATATCGCAGCTGGATATGTTATTGCAAAAGAAGCTGGTGCTATTATTACAGACATTAAAGGTGTTAGTGATATTCACAATTTACAAGTAATAGTTGCTGGGAACAAAAAAATACAACCAAAGCTTATAAAACTTCTAGCAAAACACGTTAAATAA
- a CDS encoding competence/damage-inducible protein A, whose translation MKYDFGIIAIGDEITDGDIVNTNTTIFAKHLTANGFNIGFHIICNDNVKDIVSSIFFLKNSHHSIITIGGLGPTEDDLTAEAIATFSNKELVLDQDSWIKIEQRMIRKYGKVTLGAKKQALFPEDSKTIINNNGSANGFKLEFEKNRYIYAFPGPPKECIPMLENLDFEKQTHYKKVIRKKWDIYRIGESFLAEKLEIIKQKYPFVSFKYRIADPYIELKYFYPSECSHSENVIKEVEILLKQYL comes from the coding sequence ATGAAGTACGATTTTGGAATTATAGCTATTGGTGATGAAATAACTGATGGTGATATAGTTAATACTAATACAACCATTTTTGCCAAGCATCTAACTGCAAATGGATTTAATATTGGTTTTCATATAATCTGTAACGATAATGTAAAAGATATTGTATCTAGTATATTTTTTTTAAAAAATTCACATCATAGCATAATAACTATTGGTGGTCTAGGACCTACTGAAGATGACTTAACAGCAGAAGCAATAGCTACTTTTTCTAACAAAGAGCTAGTGCTAGACCAAGATTCTTGGATAAAGATAGAGCAAAGAATGATTAGAAAATATGGTAAAGTTACTTTAGGAGCAAAAAAGCAAGCTTTGTTCCCTGAAGACTCTAAAACTATAATTAATAATAATGGTAGTGCAAATGGTTTTAAGCTAGAGTTTGAAAAAAATAGATATATTTATGCTTTTCCTGGCCCCCCTAAAGAATGTATCCCTATGCTTGAAAATTTAGACTTTGAAAAACAAACTCACTATAAAAAAGTCATAAGAAAAAAATGGGATATTTATAGGATAGGCGAAAGTTTTTTAGCTGAAAAACTAGAAATAATAAAACAAAAATATCCATTTGTTAGCTTCAAATATAGGATTGCTGATCCTTATATCGAATTAAAATATTTTTACCCTTCGGAGTGCTCTCACAGCGAGAACGTAATTAAAGAGGTAGAAATACTACTTAAGCAATATTTATAG
- the pilB gene encoding type IV-A pilus assembly ATPase PilB: MINNPQICKKLASLLLHRKLITKEKLEEVSLEKDLGKTGFLSYLIEHEIVNSRDFMFESATLLRLQYIDLTAINVKFLPQEFFDLEFCEKNNCLPLFIRKHVVYVAIANPLDSQQILKTLRNKYNQAFIAIVGELNHLKEKILEFNQYLKDEGQKADDSSLSEKMENVELDIDFVDEGEREGDAFLDTEDDEAPIIRFINNTIVDAIQKGASDIHFEPYEKNFRIRYRIDGLLVETFNTTKNLGPKVISRLKIMASLDIAEKRIPQDGKFKISLSREKAIDFRVSTCPVSFGEKVVLRILDSSNTQIPIEALGFSEKQKKLYLDTIHQPQGMVLVTGPTGSGKTVTLYTGINILNKIEKNISTAEDPVELIVRGINQVSVNNKQGLTFAAALKAFLRQDPDIIMVGEIRDIETGSIAIKASQTGHLVMSTLHTNSAPETLNRLVDMGLPRYNIATSVTLIIAQRLTRQLCLKCKIKDTETEFAMLVEDSGLNDYILSETFNTTLSEIKKAVIYKPNPKGCPRCFKGYKGRLGLYEVMPVSRAISKMILEDRNTMEIAQQAQKEGVATVRQSALVRVAEGLTSMEEAYRVS; encoded by the coding sequence ATGATTAATAATCCTCAAATTTGCAAAAAACTAGCCTCTTTACTTTTACATCGTAAACTTATAACTAAAGAAAAGCTAGAAGAAGTCAGCCTTGAAAAAGACTTAGGCAAAACAGGTTTTTTAAGCTATTTAATAGAGCACGAAATAGTTAACAGCAGAGATTTTATGTTTGAATCTGCAACTTTGTTACGTTTACAATATATAGACTTAACTGCTATTAATGTTAAATTTCTACCACAAGAATTTTTTGATTTAGAATTTTGTGAAAAAAATAATTGCTTACCTCTTTTCATAAGAAAACACGTTGTGTATGTTGCAATTGCAAACCCACTAGACAGTCAACAAATATTAAAGACCTTACGTAACAAATATAATCAAGCTTTTATCGCAATAGTTGGTGAACTAAACCACTTAAAAGAAAAAATACTAGAATTTAATCAATACTTGAAAGATGAAGGTCAAAAAGCTGATGATTCCTCACTCAGTGAAAAAATGGAAAATGTCGAGCTTGACATTGACTTTGTCGATGAAGGAGAGCGTGAAGGAGATGCTTTTTTAGACACAGAAGATGATGAAGCTCCTATTATCAGATTTATAAACAATACTATAGTTGATGCTATACAAAAAGGAGCTTCCGATATACACTTTGAACCTTATGAAAAAAATTTCCGAATTAGGTATAGGATTGATGGCCTTTTAGTAGAGACATTTAACACGACAAAAAACTTAGGACCCAAAGTTATCTCTAGACTTAAAATCATGGCAAGTCTAGACATTGCAGAAAAAAGGATACCTCAAGATGGTAAATTTAAAATATCCCTCTCACGCGAAAAAGCGATTGATTTTCGTGTAAGTACTTGCCCAGTAAGTTTTGGTGAAAAAGTAGTGCTGCGTATTTTGGATTCTAGTAACACTCAAATTCCTATAGAAGCATTGGGTTTTTCAGAGAAACAAAAAAAGCTTTATCTAGATACTATACATCAACCACAAGGAATGGTTCTTGTAACAGGTCCTACAGGTTCTGGTAAAACTGTGACTTTATATACTGGAATAAATATTCTAAATAAAATTGAGAAAAATATATCTACAGCTGAAGACCCCGTGGAATTAATAGTAAGAGGCATTAATCAGGTGAGTGTAAATAATAAACAAGGACTTACATTTGCAGCAGCTCTTAAAGCCTTTTTACGTCAAGATCCAGACATTATCATGGTTGGTGAGATACGAGACATTGAGACCGGATCTATTGCGATTAAGGCTTCTCAAACTGGACACTTAGTAATGTCAACCTTACACACAAATAGTGCTCCTGAGACCCTCAATAGGCTTGTAGATATGGGGTTACCTCGCTATAACATCGCAACTTCTGTTACGTTGATTATAGCCCAACGTTTAACACGTCAGCTATGTCTAAAGTGTAAAATTAAGGATACCGAAACCGAATTTGCTATGCTTGTTGAAGATAGTGGGTTAAATGATTATATATTATCAGAAACATTTAACACTACACTTAGTGAAATAAAGAAAGCTGTTATATACAAACCTAATCCCAAAGGTTGCCCAAGATGTTTTAAAGGCTATAAAGGGCGTCTAGGATTATATGAAGTAATGCCTGTTTCTAGAGCAATATCAAAAATGATTTTAGAGGATAGAAACACTATGGAAATTGCTCAACAAGCACAAAAAGAAGGTGTAGCTACTGTTAGACAATCAGCTCTTGTCAGGGTTGCTGAAGGTTTAACGTCAATGGAAGAAGCATACCGTGTAAGTTAA
- a CDS encoding type II secretion system F family protein, giving the protein MLFGKKDKNTITIISWSYKVKLKNGKQIKGSIDADTKEKAEILLRQKGYSEIKLKKQPKDIFPKKISYQDITEMTRQLATMTKAGIPIIKSFEVFIMGIRKHPRLKIMTIQLKQSIESGESFSKALSQFPKLFDKLYIGLITAGEESGNLDLMLNKIADQRENLQSIKKKVKKALSYPIIVCVIAAGVTGILLTFAVPAFSAMFINSGKPLPAITQMTVNASNFMQDAWWKIILGIFIVIGVYKSLKLKYPRIQIFQDHFMLKIPIIGEVVFKSALARFSSTLEITVQSGMSLTRALDMVSLATGNAKYDQAALDIKKSINEGASFKDAIVETGCFPFLVEQMISVGEESGALETMLGNLNRVYQEEVDTIVESLSSMLEPIIMVVLGGVVGFLVVSMYMPIFQMGDAI; this is encoded by the coding sequence ATGTTATTTGGAAAAAAAGATAAAAACACAATAACTATAATATCTTGGAGTTACAAGGTAAAGTTAAAAAATGGTAAGCAAATAAAGGGTTCTATTGATGCTGATACAAAAGAAAAAGCCGAAATCTTACTTAGACAAAAAGGCTATTCTGAAATTAAGCTCAAAAAGCAACCTAAAGATATATTTCCAAAAAAAATTTCATACCAAGATATTACTGAAATGACTCGTCAACTTGCTACTATGACAAAAGCTGGTATCCCTATTATAAAATCGTTTGAGGTATTTATAATGGGAATCAGAAAGCATCCTCGCTTAAAGATTATGACAATCCAACTTAAGCAGTCTATTGAATCTGGAGAATCATTTTCTAAGGCTCTTAGTCAATTTCCAAAACTTTTTGATAAGTTATATATAGGCTTGATAACAGCTGGTGAAGAATCTGGAAATCTTGATCTAATGCTAAATAAAATTGCTGATCAGCGGGAAAATTTACAATCTATCAAAAAGAAAGTTAAGAAAGCTCTATCCTACCCTATAATTGTATGTGTGATTGCTGCTGGGGTAACTGGTATTTTATTAACCTTTGCTGTACCAGCATTTTCAGCAATGTTTATAAACTCTGGAAAACCTTTACCAGCAATTACACAAATGACTGTTAATGCATCGAATTTTATGCAAGATGCTTGGTGGAAAATAATACTAGGAATCTTTATAGTTATTGGTGTTTATAAGTCATTAAAACTTAAATACCCACGGATCCAAATATTTCAAGACCACTTCATGCTTAAAATACCAATTATTGGAGAAGTGGTTTTCAAATCTGCTTTAGCACGGTTTTCTAGCACCCTTGAAATTACTGTTCAATCTGGTATGAGCTTAACTAGAGCTTTAGATATGGTTTCTCTAGCAACGGGTAATGCTAAATATGACCAAGCGGCTCTTGATATTAAAAAAAGTATTAATGAAGGAGCTTCTTTTAAAGATGCTATAGTTGAGACTGGTTGCTTTCCTTTTTTAGTAGAGCAAATGATATCTGTAGGTGAAGAATCTGGAGCATTAGAAACTATGCTTGGCAATCTAAATAGAGTCTATCAAGAAGAAGTAGATACAATTGTTGAGAGTCTAAGCTCAATGCTAGAACCTATCATTATGGTAGTTTTAGGTGGTGTAGTTGGTTTCTTAGTAGTAAGTATGTACATGCCAATATTTCAAATGGGTGATGCTATTTAA